One Eurosta solidaginis isolate ZX-2024a chromosome 1, ASM4086904v1, whole genome shotgun sequence genomic window, TTTGAGTGGTGGGGAGCGAGGGGTGCTCCGACGAATATAGACTAAAGAGATTCTCAAGGAAAAGCTTCTACGCTCTAGCGAAATATCAAGATTACGAAAACTCGAATCTAGGTCGAGAAAGAGATTCTCATGGAAAAGCTTTTATGCTCTAGCGAAATATCAAGATAAAGAAAAGCCGAATATAAGGGCGGAAATAGTTCATTGATATATGAAGGGAAATAGACATGTAGCAGTCCCTTAAAGCGTTTATCGGCACACATTCTCCATAGGGGGATGATGTgaaggttaggttatgttgaaaTGGCCGGTACACGAGGACCTCACATGATGTGAAGGAGCCGATAGACAATACTTGCATTCCGATTTCGGAGTAAGAAGTGCCAGGGTTATAAAATGTTTAAGGTTTAAAGCACTTCGTCGGGGAGAATGACCATACAATAGCTCAGATGATATTTGATCACTTTATAAGCTTAAAGATGTGCTGCACTGTTAGTGGTCAGCTCGAGTCGTGCTTTTTCCAGAGACGGAGATATCAGATGAGGGCCTATCCGACCATGTCtttaaacaattttgaaaggaGCTATTATATTGCAATTTACACTCTCAACAAAATTTTATCCATCTTACAAAGTATTATTAGGTGTTTTTTAATATTCTAAAAAACAGCTTTTTAATCTTTCAATAATAGCGGTATTTACACTAGGCCGTTAATTTTTAATAGGACGTTTTTGTTTATGTACTTGGTTTTTATCAATTGTAATTCCATAACTTTATAAAAACAAAGTTCGCAAAAAATAATTATCATCTACATATCGATTAATAATTGGAGCATATTCATAATGGAAATTTAGTAAGTACTTAaagttagttgcagctttttcgACAGATAGCCCGTAGGAAATAATCTCAAAAAGCTCTAGCTgactgtatgtacattagggtgggtcgatttgtatggacgaaaggtAACCGATATCGCTGCACcgacttttcgataggatttgggcccaAGAAAAAAacttcactacgcatacccaaaaaaataactttcgagcttacgaaatttaatttttttcactttttttcgactttgatttttaaggtttttctcatgacctactaaaaaaattttcatacatgaaaattttacaatcaaatgaaaatttttttagtaggtcatgaaaaaaaacttaaaaatcaaagtggaAAAATAGtcgaaaaaatgaaatttcgcaagctctaaaattatttttttgggtatgcgtagtggaacttttttcctgagcccaaatcctatcgaaaaatggatggcgcgatattggttaataaatcgacccagtctaatgtacatacctaATTTGGACTATGAATAAGGGCCGAGCGAAGTTCACGTAgacataacgccatagtcataaacatatttttacttaaccatatcaattggcatcggttattggtgACAATTGctttaaaaagaagaaaaagctaaaaattactaaCGAACTCCATAAATAATATATTATGATATTTATTTGCTGACCACtttatggatttttttattgatgttagttttttaataagctgatgcggtctgatgtgcgctagtgcaagaaaaaaagataCACTTTTTCTCCACTTAACTCCCTACTTTTCGCCAATCTCCTTGCGTCTCAATACAGACGTAACATAAAGCACAGCCCAGTAGACAAATTTATAGTCGCAAcgttcaataaaacaaaaaactttttaaaacaatacaaaaatgatATTATCATAACGGATTccgacaaaggaaacaaaacagTGGTCATGTACAAAGCTGTTTACAGGGAGAAAATGAATAAGTTGCTTGGAGACAAAAGCACTTATAGAGTAGCCCGAAGTGACCCAACTAACAAACTACAGAAACAGAACAACAACATCGTCGACGAACTCTACAAAAGCAAACTAATTAACTGTAAAGACAAACAGCAACTTACATGCACAGCATCTAATGCGCCACGACTGTACGGCTTACCGAAAACTCATAAGCCGGATCTACCTCTACGTCCAATAGCATCCTCGGTGAATGTTCCCTGCTATGGTTTATccaaatttgttggaaaattgCTGAACGACTTAATTTCGGACGagtacaatataaaaaactcTTTTAGACTCAAAGATAGGTTGGAGAAGGTTGAAATATGCGAAGACGACTTATTGATATCCTTCGATGTGGTGTCATTATTCACTAACATACCCACATATCTTGCTATCAAAATCATAATGAGTAAGTTTCATCAGATCCAAACAAACATACCGAGAAATAAGTTTCTGGAAATACTGAACTTCTGTCTGAAGGACAATAACTATTTCATGTACGATAACAAAACTTATACGCAAAGCTTTggcatgcccatgggcaaccccctATCTCCGACAATAGCGGACGTAATCATGGACGATTTACTCGATGCCaccattttacaattaaaggaacttcacaacataaatataaagtttatagtaaaatatgtagacgacatttttgtttttgtaaaacaaagCGACGTTGAGGTTATTCTGAACACTTTCAACCAGTATCATAACAAATTACAGTTTACTATGGAACGACAAAAACACCACTAGGAGTGCGATTACAAGAACACGAATCGGACATAAGAAGAAACAAAAGCGATACAGCTCTTGCGCAACATATACTGACACATGCGCATACAGCTGATATACAACGCGTAAGAATTTTAGACACAGAGAAAAGAGAGAGAACAAGATATACACTGGAGAgcctacatattttgaaaaatagagaaaaaacaaTGACCAAAAAGGAAGATAGCGACGAAATCGCGGCAGaatatttgttatgtttatgatAACAAATCAGTCTGACAAATGTACCTGACTTTGATGGTACAGATAAATTATGTTATGtgactcaaatttaaaaaatttgttgttattgtttaatgtttttatattatatattttttccaaCTTTTCAATGTAAGTGACACTTATACATGTTTTTTATGATATTGTCTCTTATGTATTATCTTTGTTTGTGTCTTATAAAGTAAAGATcctgcccctgaggatgccaaggagattggcgaaacgtagggagttaagtggagaaaaagtgtatctttttttcttgcactagcgcacatcagaccgcatcagcttattaaaaaactaacattaataaaaaaatccataaataatagccgcgtttttttacacgtatatacgtctacgtttgcgggtaaaaaaaacgcttttcctcacttagataatgcttaggagacccatctagcggcaactagctacataaCATATTCTACCGAAAAGCGGCGACACAcgcctctggtggccatagtgtataacctatagctgaatcggttgctgtaaatagtggacacacaccatttgtagaggtaatatatagaggtgaaacatacacacatatttcagttggatctgaatataatgcgtattgaaatttaggagtattaattctctgcgcaacaatttcggaagagtagataaagtttaacgcgtagcagtccatataaagtttaagcgtaaacgcatatgacttattttgttttgttgattttccaacaggGTGAATAAATGGTGcctattggaacgattttccgtcatcccttgtcaatctgaagaacgaaaatcgacactgatgatggcataacgccgaaaccggtttgtctcgaaaccaaatttgacaggcgatgacggaaaatcgttaaactcggacatttaaaaataaaagtccggaaataaaagttaaacccggacttttatttttgggccttaaaaaataagtcaggatttaacttttatttccggacttttattttttaaggccagaataaaagtccggcttgataacaaagaaacggcttatccgaaataaaaaaaaaaattaaattcggaTGAGCCGTTTCtatgttatcaagccggacttttattttggccttaacaaataaaagtccggatttaaattttatttccggacttttaaaaatatagattttacttttatatgtggacttttatggaaaaagttcgaaaaataaaaaggatgcatgattccacatgatattgctatagggataagtgagaactcaaacattttcacctaggacaattttttgacccggactttttcgactccaaaaaaaaaaaaatattaattattttccgtccctggttccaatatacatcacgtaaacgtatatagatgtaaaaaaaagcCACTAAAATACAATGTTATTGGCtgagatgaccattgcgttttcatcttGAAAGAAagcagtaacggtatggcaacgcttctagcaaaacaacaaatattATGATATATCAAAAATCACAAAATGCGTCAATCATATGTAAGTTGAACTACCTTCATTTTTATACCATGTGGTATATCATAATTCGCGAAAGTTGAACTACCTTCATTTTTATACCATGTGGTATATCATAATTCGCGAAAATTTCAATTCCAAAAGCCaagttaaaatgtttttttttttttaatttttatacacgAATACATGAGTGTAAATCAGAGCTGGGCAGCTTAGGCAGAAAGTTTTTATTTGTGTATCACTGTGTTGTAGTTGCAGACGTGAATACTAGTCTCATCGTCGTAAACGCAAAATCGCCTACCTGGGAGAGCCTGCCCAACACTGGTACGGAAATCTCTTACACGTGCTACCTTTAAAAACCCTTTATACATATTACTTATGATTGACTATGAAGCATCACAAGGCTATAATAAACTTACTTTTAATTTACAAAAGTATTGTTTTCTCACTTCAACAAACAACTACAGTTAGAGTGGCAACATACTTCGCTGCATAGAACTTTAACCCTTTTGATACGGTTGGTACTTTTGTGTACCGGCAAATATTTAAACATCTCTAAAAATCTCATAGTACAAAACGTACGTACGCTTCCTGCATCAGTCATCAATATGGATGGTACAATTATGACCACAATTCTTTCGGAATTTCTGCTACGTATTACATACAAAAACGTACATCCAATTGCCTTACAGTAACTGACATGCATTGGAATGTACGCGATGATGCCTCCCATTAGGGTGACTATAGCCTGTGCAGCATTGATGTGCTGACGCTCGTGCATGGCCGAAACTATGGCTATTCGGTATTTTTGGCTCATGACCATGATGGCAAGTTGCATAGTGAAAAGACGAACAACTGTGGTTGTGTCTACAAAAAATTACAGAAGAAtaggtttttaataaatttttaattcaaagtaAGTTTATTGATATTAAATAAGCAGAAAATCACATAAAAGTAAAGGAAATCAAGAGACGAAGGCTATTCATCCTTGGAAATTGAACAAGCCTTTTAAATAGAATGGGCTCCAGACGATCTTTGAACCGATATGTAACTAGCTACTTGTTCTCTCGGTTTCAAAAACGTAAGTACTTTCGTTAACTTAAAAATTCACGTTTGGCAGCGTCCGTCACATTTATCTAGAGCTAACAAGTCCTAGTTGATCCAAATctattttatacttttatatgAACTTGTTTGAATCCATTGGCAGACCATTCTCGATATGCACAGTATGTTTCCACATTTACGATACCTATCTAAGcgtcaaatatgatttccaacTTATGATGGTACATAAAAAACGTCAGATGGGAAATGGAGAATCTTGAGATAATAACCTATCAGAGTGCAATATAACCTATTTGGTCCAAACCCGCAGAGACTTCTATGCTAATTTTAAAATTCTAAACATCTACTTTACTTCCGTGACCTGCCGCCCTAGTGGTTATCGTCCCGAAATCAGTGTTTGCCGTCGAAAATCGCTCTAGCATTCCAACATGCCAGAGATATTTGTAAGAAAAATCGACGACAAGACGTTCCTCACGGTGAGGGCATCCTTAACTGCGTTGAATGGAAGCCGATGCTTACTCTAGCAACCGACCACCTACTTATTCTATTCTCAGCAAAGCGGTTAGCTGATTTCATTGCATTTGAACCCCACATTTTCATTAACTGTGAAAAAGCTTAATAGCGCATTTAAGCAGTATTCGCCGCCCTTCCCATTCTGAAAGTGGAGCGTACGCTTCGCAAGGTAAACGACTCGTCTTGGCCCGCTTTATTCCTGCTGGTGAAATATCGGAAACCTGGCCAAATTTCCAGCAAAAGCTATTGCCTAAGCAATAGAATGTAATCATGTAAGGTAATTAGACCCAGCATTACTGGTCAATGAATTGAAACGATCCTAATACGAGGTGCATTTAAAAACTGCAACTTCTCTGCCGATGTTGGTTTCTTTTGGTCAACCAAATGTCCCAGTGAAATCTACCGAATAACATTCATCGCGACTAATATGACCATTGTAAAGATATTGTGACGTCTGTATTTTATTCCGtctgaatttttaaaaattttcgggTTTCTGTTTGGTCGACGGTACAAAAGATCGGCAGTCGTAAAGTCTTTACACTTTGTACATTTTCTACTTACCCATGATGAGCTATACCCGAGTCCGATATGGAGCTGGGCATTTGGCTAACTgggggtggtggtggtggtgacaAAAATAACGGACAACCACCGCTACCTGTAGATCCTCCATTTGCACCTAAACCACCATTGCCACCACCACCCTCATCCCGAAAAGCAGCCATCCTCCGCATATTCGCACGCTTATTTTGTACATCAACTTCGTTCACTTCCTCAATCATTCTATCCAATTTTTCTATCGCTTTAGTTTGCTTGGCTGCTAAGAATGCTTTGCGTGCTGCCTTCGACATTGGAATCGGTGCCGAGTTTGAACGTATTGGTGGTGAGCAGGATGAAAGTGATTCGCGAGACGAATTATTACTGCTACCAAATGATATATTCTTGCTGGGTGTCGTGGTCGACTTTATGGATGACGCTGTTGGCAATGCAATTGCGGTTTTCTTTGGCAGAGCTGCTTTGGGCATAGTTACTATTGTTGGTTCCTTCTGTGATTGCTGCTGGTGCTCCACGGATATTGATACAGCCGTTTCCTCTGACACAGTGAGGCTACGTGAAAATGTGATTTTTCTAATTAGAGAAAGAAATTATTTAGAGATATAATGTTTGGAGGTTATGAGATACAGAACATATAGAATGAAAAAAAGGGGTTTCGTCTTTGGTTTCTTTTCGGTTTTAGTTCCCGTTTCGTTCCGGCTTCGTTGGTTTCGTTTTGATTATAGTTTCGGTTTTGATCCGGTTTCAGTTTAGGGTTCATTTTGATTGTAATTTCGGTTTCGTCCGACTTCGTTTTTGTTTTGCGAAACGTTTCGCTTCCACTTTTGGTTCGTTTTTAAATAAGCTCGACGGTTTAGTCAGATCgggtttcaaatttcaaaatattttgtggCTTCGATTTAGTTTTCGCTCTTCAAAATAAGTTTCGGTATCAGTTTCATTCGGCTTTTATATTTGCTTTGGGTCTCAAAATAAGATTCAACTTCGTTCCCTTTTCAGATTTCCTTTCGTTCTACGAAATAAGTTCCGACCTCGCTTCACATTTAGTTTCTTTTTATAAAGTGTACTCTGTTTCGATCTGGCTTTGGTTTCGCTTTcgcttttaaaaatattctttctGCTTTCAATATTGGTTCGGAATCTTCGAAAAAATCTAGAAGCGTTTGTCTTATCTCCCGTGCCGTCAATGTACACTGGTAAAAAATTGTATGACCAGGGGCCTAACGCTTCGTTATCTTGGTCCTAATTGATGGTGAGTGTGAACACATTACAACCTTAGACAGGTCGTTGGTTTTTCGAAAACCTCTTCTGACTCCATGGGTTGCAGTGCAACTCAACAACCGCAACCATCGTCTTTTGAAGGTCATATCTCAAGAGCAGGTTGAAGACCGCTGCTGAAGCTACTTATTTCTGATTATCTACCTTCCAGGGAGCGGTGCTCTTAGGATGAGGTGTGGTTGACGgagttaggttaagagggcgcgCATGGGAATTTCCAATGCTTGCACTTGGAGACTGTTTCCTTGTTGTCCTCAACGAAACACTTGCTTTCTTTGATGAACTAAAATGGGAGTGAAAGATCAACCTTTCAAACCTCTGCCAAAGAACAGGACAGAGAAATGTCAAAAACAGGGCGCCCAGAAACACAAGTCGTCTTGTTTCTAGCTCTGAGCATAGGCAGAGAAAGGGATAAATCggctcctcttcctcctcattctTATAGCTTCTGCAGAGAGAGATTGTTGATACGCGGAACCGTCGCAGCATCGGTGAAATAGATCAGTGACCTGTGACGGACGTAACTCAGTGGAAGTCTTACAGAGATGTCCACCTCGCTTATGTTTACTTCGGAAACTTTCCTGGCCATGTCATCTGaaaattcattcccttcaatattgCTGTGGAACACAGAAAAGAAAGACATTGAGAAGCCATATAGACGTCAGCGAGGCTCGACACCTCCCCACGGTATCCGACTTCATCACGTTGGATTCTAATGCTTTTAAGAAGTCTTGGCTGTCGATAAAATCGTTACATTGGTGTCTTGGACCGTACGGTTTTGGGGGTGTGGTTAAAAGTCCCATACATTCACACATCATACACTATTATATGCCCCAAATCTTGTACGAGATTATGCAGAATTTATGATTGATTAATGCAATGAGAGGCCTTGGAGACATGTTTTATGTGGTTGAGCTTGTAATTTCAAAAGGCGACACTTACCTGGTCTTGGCTTTCTCCAGTGACGCAGTTGACGATGTTGATGGTGCAACTTTGCAAGTGACAGTTTCACGTGGCGGTGCCGTCGATGGAGGTGTTATTTGATCCATAGCTGCCAATTCTTCAGGTGTAAATTGATCGGGATCATTGTGACGCGGTTTGCATGGCGCACTTCCTATACGAAAACTTGGCACAGGGCTATAAGGACATAACGCCATATTATTGTCATTATTAGCTAAAGAGGTGCGTGAGTATTGCAGGTCTTCCAAAAATTCTTCCGTGTCCAAGATGAGTGACCCGAAAATATCGCTAGGCGTACGTATAAAGACATGACCCATAGAATTTGAGCGCGACTCACGTCCCCTTTCATTTTTGGCATAAACATTGCCTACCGGTGAATTTGCTATACTACGGCGCGCTACATCTGTGAACGTCACTGGCGAATACATACGTCCACGCTCCTTACTCGTACTAGCATCCGTTGATGATACTGTTGTAGCGGATTGTTCCATTGCGTCTATCATTGCACTGGTGGCATTGGCTAATTGCATACGTTCAACGGAGCCTATAGTCGGCTGCGCACTGGCTGGCATAATCGCCTTTAATGTTTGCGATACACTCAAACGACGATCAGTGGCTGAGGGGGGCGATGTTAACGCATTCGAACTCGCTGCTGTAGTAATATTTGGTGCAGCAAATGTTGAAATGGGATGAAATAATTCGGGTGGTAGTTGTAAAGGTATACGATTTTCACGTTCTTCCAACCAATATGTCTTCATGGGGCCTTTACCCTTAACATCGATTTCACCACGCTCTGTTAATTTGTAGGCTGGGCTGAGAAATTGTTTTGCCGGTTCGGAAACATGCACCTTCATTGCCGCTCCCGTAGATTCCATACGTGAGGCCGTATTTACCGAATCACCAAAGAGACAGTAGCGGGGCATTTTCAATCCCACAATACCAGCAACTACGGCACCAGAATGCACACCAACACGTATGCGTAAATGTTGGCCTGTTGAGGGGTCTTTAAGATCGGTAATGGCATCAACCATATCTAAGGCCATATCACAAACTTTATCTGCATGATTGACAGATTTTTCGGGAGCGCCCGAAACAACCATGTAGGCGTCACCTATAGTCTCAACTTTGTAAACATTATTGCGTTCGGTGAGTGTATCGAAAATTGAGTACATTGCATTGAGCATGGACACAACCTCCATGGGGGTGATGCGACTGCAGATTTCGGTAAATGTCACTACATCAGCGAAAAGTATGGATACGCAGTCGAACATCTAAGATTTAAAAAAAGTAGTGTTTTAGAGAAGTATTGTAATATGATGTCCTCACGGCAGCTTTCATTCACAATTTACTTTCTCGCTTGTAATTTACAAAATTCAGCGAGCGAATCATTTCATTAACAGTAATTCTCTCTGAGACCCGTCATGATTAAGCGATTCGAGCTCTAATTTTTATGAAAAGTTTAACTTATTTTAGATGAGAGATAGACAAACAAAATGAATTCGCAGCAATGAGCTGCTGTTAAACGAATTGCGAATGAATTACGAATGGTCTCAAAGAACTGTCTAATTTCCGAATTAACAAGTTTAATTTCCGAGTTACCCAGCTCGGATCGCTTATTGGGTGCCATGTGAACATCATATAAAAGTGATTTCATTTTAAAGATTTAAGAAATCTTACCTCACACGTATCAATTGGGTTTTCTCCACGTCTCAAACGATCTGCCACCTGTTTGGGTATCATCTGGTAGAGTAGCTCATCTGTACGTCTCATCTCCTCATCAAGCTTACGCATAGATTCTTCGAGTTTTTTTGACTTTTGTTGCTCTTGATCTAATGCCAATTTCAGCTCGACTGATTGCTGTGTTCCAGCCAACATGAGATCCCTTGTAATTAGAAAGGTTTTAGTGAAGTTTTTTGTGCAAAGGGTTCAAGCATTTGAAAACTTACCTGCTAAAGTCGTGCATGGATAAGTCATTTATGTACAGGCCTGTCGTAATGAGCGAATTGAGGTCCGGCATTACCGGTGTGCCCAGAAACATTATCATACGCCAATTTTCCATGTAAACCATTTGACctagaattgtttttttttttatagtcatCAAGTTTATAAAACTGAAGACTTTCAATGCCTcgattttgaattaaaaaaactttgtgCGAGACTCGCGTGTAACCAACTACTAGTGAGGTTCGCGAGCTATTATGTATCTTTAATATAGCAGGCTAAATCGCAGAATTTCGTCCTGTGTAATACTCAGTAAAAGCACAATCAAAGGTCCCAGAGTACATGCTGCTAATTTTGGAGGAGTCGCGGAAtgagttgctttcaaaaaaaataaatttttcttcgtTGAAGGATGCTTCAGAAAATATACTGCCTGAAAGTGGGCTACATCAGTGATAACAAAAGTGTGGCAAGCCGATTAGGAGAACAAAGTATACACGCTGTCAAAATGTTGTTTGAAAAGATAAGAATCTCGGGAGTATAAAGGACTCCAAATTTGATTCCGAAATGTCGAAAATTGTACAAACACGTAGTCAAGGAAATACCAGTAGAGGCCTGTTGAAGCAAATGACCTCTCTCAAACCAACAGCTCTGGCCCATGTAGTAGCTGAAGCTTCAACCTCACAAACGCAGTACACGAACACAATACATGCTCAACCTTTTCAGCGTGCAGcacgcacttcctatatctgctgctTCTGATAAGGCCTAATTTATAGGCATGTGGCGGCAAGAAGCCAATGTCCAGCTATTATGGGGATTATCAGCTGTAAGTCTTCTCTCTTGATGTTGAGCAAATTTGTCAGTCTCGCActgtaggatttgcacatgatcttagacattttgTAGCCTCGTGCTTCTATCCACTCTTTCCTGCTTGATATGCAACACATGTCTCCGTTTGATTTCCCTTaagcggattgggacgtctaccgtcaaCTCTTCCAGTGCAGCACTCCCCTTTTTCAACTCATTGgccttttgttgttgtagcagtgctttgccccattccaataggtgcgactggtcacaaattgtcatcaatatcctctaacgggagtccaaggaaacttgctgtttcgacaggtgTGGACCAtattgagaggggtgttagaggcgttagctccacattacaattaaagagatggttgatgtcatgtggggatacattgcaagcggggcatacattttgtatgtcggggttgattctggataggtaagagtttaacctgttacagtatccagatcgaagttgagctagagtgactcgcgtttccatgGGGAGTGTACGTTCCTCTTCcccaagttttgggtactggtcctggggtactggattcaccgggcaattcctggcataaaggtccgacgcctctttgtggagttcactgaggacctgcttgtgttttttggcttcatacggctgagtcctcaggtgccgtatttgtTTGGCCttttgttaccttctatccctttatgaccgggagcccggtatagatgtatggtccggcctgagtgaAGTTTCTCCAACTGTTATTTACATTCCACGACACTTCTTGATAATCATTGATAATTTTCGGACTTATTGAGGCGGAGCCAAATATATACACCCTTTCCATCCGGCAAACTATTTGGCTAGcctcaaatattaaaattttctcAATTACCTTTTAGCCGCAGCGTCTTTTCTGATTCCGATCCGTCGTCATGCAAAAGCAATTCGGTAGTGGGCTCAAGATCTACGCGATCGGTTACAGGCTCCACTGTGACCAATTCAAAAATGTTATTTGTTCTATTTAAAATCTATTAAAAAGCAAAAATagaaatttcaatttaatataaataGGCTGTGTGCACTTCTTTATAATTGGTAGCCGGATATGGTCACTTATTGCACAGACATCCATCTCTCTCTCACAATTATTAACATTACGCCAACTTTAATTTAAACCACATTCAAATGCCATTTATTATTTGTAATTTACGGATTTGCTTCTAATTAGTGACAGCTTTTACTTACAGTTtggaatttgaaggcaattaatGGGCGCACCAAATCAAACCAAGCGGTAATCTTCTGGCCAAGCAGATCGGGTAGTATGACCATCAGGGAGTTACCAATACTACGCACAACCATATCGCCACTGTAATGGAATGAAAAGGAAAAAACATTAAGTAAACGAAACGAAATTGGGATATGAGCAAATTTGCATTACAAAAACAATGAGTGTAGGCCGCAAGCTGGCAGCAGCTGCACTCAATGCAAATAGCTCAGTTAAAATGCCGCAAGCAATAAAGGCACTGCTGCGTTTCACATAATTATAAAGCGACCACAAGTGCATTGCCATACTCGAATGACACGCAGTCAGTGAGAAAGTATTTGCTGCATACCAGCCACCAGAACGAATCGATTAACTTGATACACTTTTGAATAAGTTTCTACCTA contains:
- the Gyc88E gene encoding soluble guanylate cyclase 88E, whose protein sequence is MYGLLLENLSEYIKSVYGEEKWEDIRRQAGIDSPSFSVHQVYPENLLNKLAKKAQQVLGVSEREFMDQMGVYFVGFVGQYGYDRVLSVLGRHMRDFLNGLDNLHEYLKFSYPRMRAPSFICENETRQGLTLHYRSKRRGFVYYTMGQIREVARHFYHKEMHIELVREEILFDTVHVTFQLTFDNRAFTLASLAMTREEKHLPISAHVLFEIFPFCIVFGGDMVVRSIGNSLMVILPDLLGQKITAWFDLVRPLIAFKFQTILNRTNNIFELVTVEPVTDRVDLEPTTELLLHDDGSESEKTLRLKGQMVYMENWRMIMFLGTPVMPDLNSLITTGLYINDLSMHDFSRDLMLAGTQQSVELKLALDQEQQKSKKLEESMRKLDEEMRRTDELLYQMIPKQVADRLRRGENPIDTCEMFDCVSILFADVVTFTEICSRITPMEVVSMLNAMYSIFDTLTERNNVYKVETIGDAYMVVSGAPEKSVNHADKVCDMALDMVDAITDLKDPSTGQHLRIRVGVHSGAVVAGIVGLKMPRYCLFGDSVNTASRMESTGAAMKVHVSEPAKQFLSPAYKLTERGEIDVKGKGPMKTYWLEERENRIPLQLPPELFHPISTFAAPNITTAASSNALTSPPSATDRRLSVSQTLKAIMPASAQPTIGSVERMQLANATSAMIDAMEQSATTVSSTDASTSKERGRMYSPVTFTDVARRSIANSPVGNVYAKNERGRESRSNSMGHVFIRTPSDIFGSLILDTEEFLEDLQYSRTSLANNDNNMALCPYSPVPSFRIGSAPCKPRHNDPDQFTPEELAAMDQITPPSTAPPRETVTCKVAPSTSSTASLEKAKTRKITFSRSLTVSEETAVSISVEHQQQSQKEPTIVTMPKAALPKKTAIALPTASSIKSTTTPSKNISFGSSNNSSRESLSSCSPPIRSNSAPIPMSKAARKAFLAAKQTKAIEKLDRMIEEVNEVDVQNKRANMRRMAAFRDEGGGGNGGLGANGGSTGSGGCPLFLSPPPPPPVSQMPSSISDSGIAHHGHNHSCSSFHYATCHHGHEPKIPNSHSFGHARASAHQCCTGYSHPNGRHHRVHSNACQLL